CGTCGTCGTCGATCCATCCGACTACCCGGAGCTGCTGCGCGAGCTGCGGGCGGACGGCGCGCTGAGCGACGCGACCCGCCTTCGGCTCGCGGTCAAGGCGTTCGCCCACACCGCCTCCTACGATGCGGCGATCCAGGCGGAGCTCGCCGGCCGGCTGGCCGCAGGATCGGACCGGCCCTCCGGCGCGCCCCCCTCGGCGGGATCGCGGCCGGGCTTCCCGGAGCGGCTCGTGCTCGAGGGGCGCCTTCTTCAGGAGCTGCGCTACGGCGAGAATCCCCACCAGCGCGGGGCGCTCTACGCCGGCACCGAGGTCGCCCCCGGCTCCGTGGCCGCCGCCCGGCAGCTCCAGGGCAAGGAGCTGTCGTTCAACAACATCATCGACCTGGACTCCGCCTGGCGGGCCGTCAACGAGTTCGACGCTCCGGCGGCGGTGATCGTCAAGCACAACAATCCGTGCGGCGCGGCGGTCGGCGCGACTCTCAAGGAGGCGTTCATCAAGGCGCGGCAGTGCGACCCGACCTCGGCGTTCGGAGGGATCACGGCATTCAATCGCCCCCTCGACGGGTCCGCCGCCACGGAGGCGGCCGCCACCTTCTTGGAGTGCCTGATCGCGCCCGGATTCGAGGCCGCGGCGCTCGACGCCCTCGCCGAGAAGAAGGGACTGCGGGTGATGGAGGCCGGCTCCGGCGACCGGTTCAGCGGGCTGGACGTGCGCCGCGTGACGGGAGGCTATCTGGTGCAGGACTGGGACGACGCCGCGACCGACATGACCGCGGCGCGGGTCGTCACGAAACGCGCACCGACCGCCTCCGAGCTGCAGGCGCTGGATTTCGCCTGGCGGGTGGCGCGGCACGTCAAGTCCAACGCCATCGTCCTGGCGCGCGCCGACCGCACCATCGGGATCGGCGCCGGGCAGATGAGCCGCGTCGACTCGGTCCGCCTGGCCGTGATGAAATCGCTCCAGACCCCCCGGGGCGCCGTGCTGGCGAGCGACGCGTTCTTCCCGTTCCGGGACGGCCTCGACGAGGCCGCCCGGGCCGGCATCACGGCGGTGGCGCAGCCGGGCGGCTCGGTGAAAGACAGCGAGGTGATCGCCGCCGCGGACGAGAACGGCCTGGCGATGGTCCTGACCGGCACGCGTCACTTCCGGCACTGAACGCCGTGGCTTACTTTTGTCCGAGGTCGCGAAGGACGAGGGCGTCGGCGAAGGCGTAGTAGACGCGGTCCTTGGCGCGGGTGGTGTACTTCTCCGCCACTTCCTGAAGCTTCAGGGCCTGGGCGTCGTCCGGATCGACGGTGAGACATTCGGACAGCTTCTGCAGGGCGTCCCGTGAATTGCCCGCC
This sequence is a window from Candidatus Polarisedimenticolia bacterium. Protein-coding genes within it:
- the purH gene encoding bifunctional phosphoribosylaminoimidazolecarboxamide formyltransferase/IMP cyclohydrolase, with the translated sequence MSRPGGRKRALISVYDKTGVVDLARELAELGHTLLSSGGTAAALKKAGVAVVEIAHYTGQPEILEGRVKTLHPKVHGGILADLTKESHRNDLARSGIEPIGLVIVNLYPFRDVAARPGSRLDEVIEMIDVGGPAMVRAAAKNHRHVGVVVDPSDYPELLRELRADGALSDATRLRLAVKAFAHTASYDAAIQAELAGRLAAGSDRPSGAPPSAGSRPGFPERLVLEGRLLQELRYGENPHQRGALYAGTEVAPGSVAAARQLQGKELSFNNIIDLDSAWRAVNEFDAPAAVIVKHNNPCGAAVGATLKEAFIKARQCDPTSAFGGITAFNRPLDGSAATEAAATFLECLIAPGFEAAALDALAEKKGLRVMEAGSGDRFSGLDVRRVTGGYLVQDWDDAATDMTAARVVTKRAPTASELQALDFAWRVARHVKSNAIVLARADRTIGIGAGQMSRVDSVRLAVMKSLQTPRGAVLASDAFFPFRDGLDEAARAGITAVAQPGGSVKDSEVIAAADENGLAMVLTGTRHFRH